In one Thermanaerovibrio velox DSM 12556 genomic region, the following are encoded:
- a CDS encoding DUF883 family protein, whose amino-acid sequence MEEDLKEILRRLEALEQRVSGEAMDEREGEERIRRYLEGLKDRILEGISKGAGAVAEPASEALSRAKVMVGESPLAVAALAFGAGLLLGALVRHRQD is encoded by the coding sequence ATGGAGGAGGATCTTAAGGAGATACTGCGTCGTCTGGAGGCCCTGGAGCAGAGGGTGTCGGGGGAAGCAATGGATGAGCGCGAGGGGGAAGAGCGCATCCGGAGGTATCTTGAGGGGCTTAAGGACAGGATCCTGGAGGGGATATCAAAGGGAGCTGGAGCCGTGGCAGAGCCGGCCTCGGAGGCGTTAAGCCGTGCCAAAGTGATGGTGGGAGAGTCGCCGCTGGCGGTGGCGGCCCTGGCCTTTGGGGCGGGGCTCCTGCTGGGGGCCCTGGTGCGGCACAGGCAGGACTAG
- a CDS encoding nitroreductase family protein — protein MEVSEALRQRRSINFFDPNREIPEGVLEAVLEEANLAPSSFNLQPWEVILVKDKDNKRRLRECAFNQPKVEEASAVLIVAGDPMAVENHIDPVLESMIRLGYMKAEDAARTRPMPFKLYGEPDSERRRLFAAKNASLFAMSVMVAAMGHGLSTHPMDGFDEAKVKETFGIPDRLVIPMLIAVGYLKEGVTLLPRGMRRPLEGFLHRERF, from the coding sequence ATGGAGGTATCGGAGGCCCTAAGGCAGAGACGATCCATAAACTTCTTCGACCCTAACAGGGAGATACCGGAAGGGGTTCTTGAGGCGGTACTGGAGGAGGCCAACCTAGCACCTTCGTCGTTCAACCTCCAGCCCTGGGAGGTCATATTGGTAAAGGACAAGGATAACAAGCGCAGGCTTAGGGAGTGCGCCTTCAACCAGCCCAAGGTGGAGGAGGCCTCGGCGGTCCTCATAGTGGCGGGGGACCCCATGGCGGTGGAGAACCACATCGACCCGGTGCTGGAGAGCATGATCCGGCTGGGCTACATGAAGGCGGAGGACGCGGCTAGGACCAGGCCCATGCCGTTCAAGCTTTACGGCGAACCGGACTCGGAAAGGCGCAGGCTCTTCGCCGCCAAGAACGCATCCCTATTCGCCATGAGCGTCATGGTGGCCGCCATGGGACATGGGCTATCCACCCATCCGATGGACGGGTTCGACGAGGCCAAGGTCAAGGAGACCTTTGGGATACCAGATAGGCTTGTGATCCCCATGCTCATAGCGGTGGGCTACCTCAAGGAAGGGGTCACCCTGCTTCCCAGGGGCATGAGAAGGCCCCTGGAGGGGTTCCTGCATCGGGAGAGGTTTTAG
- a CDS encoding sodium-dependent transporter, whose protein sequence is MLLSSADSKREGFSSGLAVFFATLGSAVGLGNIWKFPYLTGANGGGAFLVIYFICIALVGIPVMTGEFIIGRRGRSNAVGSFRNVTGNPNTPWRFVGIMGVLSAYLIMFFYTDVAGWVYFYFFKAATGQLAGITKDQVEPLFRSVVGAGAKDLKGAMSPLLWQWIVLGLVGTAISMGVRSGIERITKTLMPLLFVLIIMCDVRALTLPGAKEGVAFLFKVDFSKVTASVILSALGLAFFKLSLGMSTMITYGSYFTQDNRMLNTAVRVAASDTLVSMLAGLAIFPTVFSFHMEPSAGPGLLFMTIPLVFSQIPMGSVLLACFFLLTCFAATTAMLSIIEVPIAFMVEELGIKRPKAALVNCLIIALVGATATLSADSTGYLGHVKVLGKSFFDLYDHLSSNILMPIGGLLTALFVGYFIKPATVEEELSNNGTLNNQGLIRCYIFIVRYITPALLLLVFLNTTGIIKI, encoded by the coding sequence GTGCTTTTGTCCAGCGCTGATAGCAAGAGGGAGGGCTTCTCCTCGGGTCTTGCGGTGTTCTTCGCCACCCTGGGATCCGCGGTGGGGCTTGGGAACATCTGGAAGTTCCCGTACCTAACCGGGGCGAACGGAGGCGGGGCTTTCTTGGTGATCTACTTCATATGCATAGCCCTGGTGGGGATACCGGTGATGACCGGTGAGTTCATAATAGGCAGACGGGGCAGGAGCAACGCGGTGGGATCCTTCAGGAACGTGACGGGGAATCCCAACACCCCCTGGAGGTTCGTGGGCATCATGGGGGTGTTGTCCGCATACCTCATAATGTTCTTCTACACCGACGTGGCGGGATGGGTCTACTTCTACTTCTTCAAGGCCGCCACGGGACAGCTGGCGGGGATCACCAAGGACCAGGTGGAGCCGCTTTTCCGGAGCGTGGTGGGTGCCGGGGCCAAGGACCTCAAGGGTGCCATGTCTCCGCTGCTCTGGCAGTGGATAGTGTTGGGGCTGGTGGGAACCGCAATCTCAATGGGGGTAAGAAGCGGCATCGAGCGGATAACCAAGACCCTCATGCCCCTGCTGTTCGTCCTCATAATAATGTGCGACGTAAGGGCCCTCACCCTCCCGGGAGCCAAGGAGGGGGTGGCCTTCCTATTCAAGGTGGACTTCTCCAAGGTAACCGCCTCGGTGATCCTCTCCGCCCTGGGGCTTGCGTTCTTCAAGCTGTCCCTGGGAATGAGCACCATGATAACCTACGGGTCCTACTTCACCCAGGACAACCGGATGCTCAACACCGCCGTGCGCGTTGCGGCCTCGGACACCCTGGTATCGATGCTGGCGGGGCTCGCCATATTCCCCACGGTGTTCAGCTTCCACATGGAGCCCTCCGCGGGGCCGGGACTTCTGTTCATGACGATACCCCTGGTGTTCAGCCAAATACCCATGGGCAGCGTGCTTCTGGCGTGCTTCTTCCTGCTCACCTGTTTCGCCGCCACCACCGCCATGTTGTCCATCATCGAGGTCCCCATAGCCTTCATGGTGGAGGAGCTCGGCATAAAAAGGCCCAAGGCGGCGCTGGTGAACTGCCTCATAATCGCCCTGGTGGGAGCCACCGCCACCCTCTCGGCGGACAGCACCGGCTACCTGGGGCACGTAAAGGTCTTGGGCAAGAGCTTCTTCGACCTGTATGACCACCTCTCCAGCAACATCCTAATGCCCATCGGAGGACTCCTCACCGCCCTGTTCGTGGGCTACTTCATCAAGCCCGCCACGGTGGAGGAAGAGCTCTCCAACAACGGGACGCTGAACAACCAAGGGCTGATAAGGTGCTACATCTTCATCGTGCGCTACATAACCCCCGCCCTCCTGCTCCTGGTCTTCCTCAACACCACAGGCATAATAAAAATTTAA
- a CDS encoding indolepyruvate oxidoreductase subunit beta: MNSNSTKSILLVGVGGQGTILASKVLSEGLMRMGYDVKMSEIHGMSQRGGSVTTHVRYGSKVYSPVISEGEADILVAFEKLEAARWLTYLKDRGVLVVNDYEIYPVPVLLGRAKYPEDLNGMFRRKVKDVKIFDAGKVAQDLGNVKAQNVVLLGALIKAMGLDAINWEEVLAEVVPARFLELNVKALKAGMEL; the protein is encoded by the coding sequence ATGAATAGTAACTCAACCAAGAGCATTCTCCTGGTCGGCGTGGGCGGACAGGGGACCATACTGGCCTCCAAGGTCCTCTCCGAGGGCCTGATGCGGATGGGATACGACGTTAAGATGTCGGAGATCCACGGCATGTCCCAGCGGGGTGGCAGCGTCACCACCCACGTGCGCTACGGCTCCAAGGTCTATTCCCCGGTCATATCGGAGGGGGAGGCGGACATACTGGTGGCCTTTGAGAAGCTGGAGGCCGCAAGGTGGCTCACCTACCTTAAGGACCGGGGGGTCCTGGTGGTTAACGATTACGAGATATACCCAGTCCCGGTCCTCCTGGGACGGGCCAAGTACCCGGAGGACTTGAACGGCATGTTCCGCCGGAAGGTTAAGGATGTCAAGATATTCGACGCCGGGAAGGTGGCCCAGGACCTTGGGAACGTGAAGGCCCAGAACGTGGTGCTACTTGGAGCTTTGATCAAGGCCATGGGGCTTGACGCCATAAACTGGGAGGAGGTCCTGGCGGAGGTGGTGCCTGCCAGGTTCCTGGAGCTCAACGTGAAGGCCCTCAAGGCGGGGATGGAGCTTTAG
- the iorA gene encoding indolepyruvate ferredoxin oxidoreductase subunit alpha, with the protein MANKAILTGNEAIARGAWEAGLHVAAAYPGTPSTEILENLSQYKEVYSEWSVNEKVALEVASGASLGGARALAAMKHVGVNVAADPLFTMAYIGVNGGLVLVSADDPGLFSSQNEQDNRWYALHAKVPMLEPSDSQECKDFIKAAFEISERFDTPVLFRVTTRVCHSKGIVELGEREERPVMEYQRDIRKTLMAPSSAKARHYVVEERLKALRDFSNHCPYNRIEWGSRREVGVIASGIGYQHAREVFGDQASYLKIGFSYPLPDEMIRAFAKCVDRVYVVEENEPYIENFVKQLGIQCVGRELLPPVDELSPAVVRRAFVSSETPAVTVPDCEIPGRPPVLCAGCPHRGIFYAMSRVKDKVVTSDIGCYTLGAMEPLNVGDTVICMGASVSAGVGFQKVQQLAGRKGKVFGVIGDSTFFHSGITGLIDSVYNKVPLALVIVDNRITAMTGHQENPGTGRTLMGEETVSLDIEALCVACGVKRENLMVVDPYDYKACEGAVKAAEASEEPFVIITRRPCALIKDVQRSRAGVHCVVDQSKCVKCKSCLRPGCPAIAMKDGVITIDVAQCNGCGLCMQLCPKGAISREGEVNE; encoded by the coding sequence TTGGCCAATAAGGCGATACTGACGGGGAACGAGGCGATAGCCCGAGGGGCCTGGGAGGCGGGGCTCCACGTGGCGGCCGCGTATCCCGGGACCCCTAGCACGGAGATACTGGAGAACCTGTCCCAGTACAAGGAGGTCTACTCCGAGTGGTCCGTCAACGAGAAGGTGGCTTTGGAGGTGGCCAGCGGAGCGTCCCTCGGGGGTGCCAGGGCGCTGGCGGCCATGAAGCACGTGGGGGTGAACGTGGCGGCGGACCCGCTCTTCACCATGGCGTACATAGGGGTCAACGGCGGCTTGGTCCTGGTTTCCGCCGACGACCCCGGTCTTTTCAGCTCCCAGAACGAGCAGGACAACCGCTGGTACGCCCTCCACGCCAAGGTGCCCATGCTGGAGCCCTCGGACAGCCAGGAGTGCAAGGACTTCATAAAGGCCGCCTTTGAGATATCCGAGCGTTTTGACACCCCGGTGCTCTTCAGGGTCACCACTAGGGTGTGCCACAGCAAGGGCATCGTGGAGCTGGGGGAGCGGGAGGAGCGGCCCGTAATGGAGTATCAGCGGGACATAAGGAAGACCCTCATGGCCCCGTCCTCCGCCAAGGCCCGCCACTACGTGGTGGAGGAGAGGCTCAAGGCCTTGAGGGACTTCTCCAACCACTGCCCTTACAACCGCATAGAGTGGGGCAGCCGCCGCGAAGTGGGGGTAATAGCCAGCGGCATAGGCTATCAGCATGCCCGGGAGGTCTTCGGAGACCAGGCCAGCTACCTCAAGATAGGGTTTTCGTACCCCCTGCCGGACGAGATGATAAGGGCCTTCGCCAAGTGCGTGGACCGGGTGTACGTGGTGGAGGAGAACGAGCCGTATATAGAGAACTTCGTCAAGCAGCTGGGGATCCAGTGCGTGGGCAGGGAGCTTTTGCCCCCCGTGGACGAGCTGTCTCCTGCGGTGGTGCGGAGGGCCTTCGTATCATCGGAGACCCCGGCGGTTACCGTACCGGACTGCGAGATCCCCGGACGTCCTCCGGTGCTCTGTGCCGGATGCCCTCACCGGGGGATCTTCTACGCCATGAGCCGGGTTAAGGACAAGGTGGTCACCAGCGACATAGGCTGCTACACCCTGGGGGCCATGGAGCCCTTGAACGTGGGTGACACGGTCATCTGCATGGGCGCGTCGGTCTCCGCCGGCGTTGGGTTCCAGAAGGTTCAGCAGCTGGCGGGGCGGAAGGGCAAGGTTTTTGGCGTCATCGGGGACTCCACCTTCTTCCACTCCGGTATCACGGGCCTCATAGACTCGGTGTACAACAAGGTGCCCTTGGCGCTGGTCATAGTGGACAACCGTATAACCGCCATGACGGGGCACCAGGAGAACCCCGGGACAGGCCGCACGTTGATGGGGGAGGAGACCGTGTCTTTGGACATAGAGGCCCTGTGCGTGGCCTGCGGGGTGAAGCGGGAGAACCTGATGGTGGTGGATCCCTACGACTACAAGGCCTGCGAGGGGGCGGTGAAGGCCGCGGAGGCCTCGGAGGAGCCGTTCGTCATAATAACCCGCCGCCCATGTGCCCTGATAAAGGACGTTCAGCGCTCCCGGGCGGGGGTGCACTGCGTGGTGGACCAGTCCAAGTGCGTCAAGTGCAAGTCCTGTCTCAGGCCCGGGTGCCCGGCCATAGCGATGAAGGACGGGGTGATAACCATAGACGTGGCCCAGTGCAACGGGTGCGGCCTTTGCATGCAGCTCTGCCCCAAGGGGGCCATCTCGAGGGAGGGCGAGGTCAATGAATAG
- a CDS encoding phosphate acyltransferase — MLRSYDEVLKRVLEGSPVTLAVAAAEDREVLECVAMAKGMGLCDALLVGDPERIAPLAEEVGLKDFQVIPDPDPVSAALTASEAVRNRRAQVLMKGLVNTSDFMRGVLNPDKGLRTGNLISHLSVFQIPGEERLVFHSDGGINIAPDLDAKRGILANALVALRALGYECPNVAILSANEQVNPKMQSTVDAAALVEEWKSGAFGDCVVEGPIALDVAVSPEAAKHKGIDSKISGEVDLFLMPNIEAGNVAGKSLIYYAKAQMAGLVLGAAAPIVLTSRSETAKGKLYSIAMACLVSQGSANL, encoded by the coding sequence ATGCTTCGAAGCTACGACGAGGTGCTTAAGAGGGTGCTGGAGGGGAGTCCGGTGACCTTGGCGGTGGCGGCGGCGGAGGATCGGGAGGTCTTGGAGTGCGTGGCCATGGCCAAGGGTATGGGTCTTTGCGATGCCCTTTTGGTGGGTGATCCGGAGCGCATTGCCCCCTTGGCGGAGGAGGTGGGGCTTAAGGACTTCCAGGTGATCCCGGATCCCGATCCGGTATCAGCGGCTCTTACCGCCTCCGAGGCGGTCAGGAACCGTAGGGCCCAGGTGCTCATGAAGGGGCTTGTGAACACCAGCGACTTCATGAGGGGTGTGCTTAACCCGGACAAGGGTCTTAGGACCGGCAATCTCATAAGCCACCTGTCGGTGTTTCAGATACCCGGGGAGGAGCGGCTGGTATTCCACTCTGACGGGGGAATAAACATAGCTCCGGACCTGGATGCCAAGAGGGGGATACTGGCCAACGCCCTGGTGGCTCTTCGGGCTTTGGGGTATGAGTGTCCCAACGTGGCGATCCTGAGCGCCAACGAGCAGGTTAACCCCAAGATGCAGTCCACGGTGGACGCCGCTGCGCTGGTGGAGGAGTGGAAGTCCGGGGCCTTCGGGGACTGCGTGGTGGAGGGGCCCATAGCGCTTGACGTGGCGGTGTCCCCGGAGGCTGCGAAGCACAAGGGGATAGACAGCAAGATCTCCGGCGAGGTGGACCTGTTCCTCATGCCCAACATAGAGGCCGGCAACGTGGCGGGGAAGAGCCTCATCTACTATGCGAAGGCCCAGATGGCGGGTCTGGTCCTAGGGGCCGCCGCCCCAATAGTCCTCACCTCTCGGTCTGAGACCGCCAAGGGTAAGCTGTACTCCATAGCCATGGCCTGTCTGGTCTCCCAGGGGAGCGCAAATCTCTAG
- a CDS encoding 4Fe-4S binding protein has translation MAKAVVDKDTCVGCEACVGVCPTSAISMADGKAEVNPDSCVECGACVATCPVSAISQ, from the coding sequence ATGGCCAAGGCTGTAGTAGACAAGGATACCTGCGTGGGTTGCGAGGCTTGCGTGGGCGTGTGCCCCACCTCCGCCATCTCCATGGCGGACGGAAAGGCGGAGGTCAATCCCGACAGCTGCGTGGAGTGCGGCGCCTGCGTCGCCACCTGCCCGGTGAGCGCCATCTCCCAGTAA
- a CDS encoding CsgG/HfaB family protein yields MGNRVGKLGRTLLVLGLVLLLASMAQGKTRVAVLSFQDNSGAGAPAEAIADMMTNELFNTGMFSVVERSRLEQIALEQRMSAQGLMDPTAAVQMGKMLGADYLITGSVTQYKYEASGGVIPLPFGGLSGVAVGSETAYVTLDVRLINSTTGEIVLTAKAEGAANQTQGGFAYDSAVFGTGKAGGLLGQATYKAVTKAVDQIKSKAGSAIAVKPYNVLSEMAKVVTIDGGVNSGVQAGQIFMIYAEGNPVLGIKGEILDVEKIPLGLIKITEVNPNYSKGTLIKGVDVRRGDKAVPYWGDVDSFKMGIR; encoded by the coding sequence ATGGGAAATCGTGTGGGCAAGCTCGGCAGAACCCTGCTGGTGTTGGGCTTAGTGCTGCTCCTAGCTTCCATGGCCCAGGGGAAGACCCGGGTGGCGGTGTTGAGCTTCCAGGACAACTCCGGCGCGGGAGCCCCCGCGGAGGCCATAGCGGACATGATGACCAACGAACTCTTCAACACCGGCATGTTCTCCGTGGTGGAGAGGTCTAGGCTGGAGCAGATAGCGTTGGAGCAGCGGATGTCCGCCCAGGGCCTCATGGACCCCACCGCGGCGGTGCAGATGGGGAAGATGCTGGGGGCCGACTACCTCATAACGGGCTCCGTGACCCAGTACAAGTACGAGGCATCCGGCGGGGTGATACCGCTCCCCTTCGGGGGGCTCAGCGGGGTGGCGGTGGGATCCGAGACCGCGTACGTGACCTTGGACGTGAGGCTCATCAACTCCACCACCGGGGAGATAGTGCTCACCGCCAAGGCGGAGGGGGCGGCTAATCAGACCCAGGGGGGCTTTGCTTACGACTCCGCGGTGTTCGGCACCGGCAAGGCCGGAGGGCTCCTCGGACAGGCCACGTACAAGGCGGTCACCAAGGCGGTGGACCAGATAAAGAGCAAGGCGGGCTCCGCCATAGCGGTAAAGCCCTACAACGTGCTCTCAGAGATGGCCAAGGTGGTCACCATAGACGGAGGGGTGAACAGCGGGGTCCAGGCGGGACAGATCTTCATGATCTACGCGGAGGGCAACCCGGTGTTGGGGATCAAGGGGGAGATACTGGACGTGGAGAAGATACCCCTTGGGCTCATCAAGATAACCGAGGTGAACCCCAACTATTCCAAGGGTACACTCATCAAGGGAGTGGACGTCCGCCGGGGGGACAAGGCGGTACCGTACTGGGGGGACGTTGATAGCTTCAAGATGGGCATAAGGTAG
- a CDS encoding TRAP transporter permease codes for MQQSVLCPGLGAFAPWPGYGVLAAETEVTALVGNLLKLLSPFESVPLRHFEGAVGRWTALFAVAISLIHCWMNTVGVMMTIKMNAIHLGTLMALTFILCPALPSSPMKRPSVPDVAMAAFSLFSALYMLLRYDHLLAVNMEPSGMDLWVAAAMIVVLTEASRRSVGIPLTLLSLFFLGYTRFGPYFPGLFAHRGFNWERILVRMVFTDEGIYGTTLTVSATYVFMFILFGSFLAATKTSEFFNDLAMALAGRYRGGPAKVSVIASALMGTISGSAQANVATTGAFTIPLMKKIGYPDYFAGAVEASASTGGILMPPIMGASAFIMSSFLGIPYVKIMLAGFAPAILYFLGIMFMVDLKAKRQGMKGLPEDEVPPLSKTMRERGHMMIPLAFIMYMLVAGYTPLFSAMAGLVAIIVVSSLRKSTRMSLRDAMVALEEGAKSSASVAVSCAIVGFIVGSVGMTGLGQVIAMNIMHLSGGMLWASLLLCMVASIVLGMGLPSTACYIVVATIAAPALQGMGVTPLAAHFFAFYYGTLSGVVPPVALTSFTAAGLSGGRPSKVALMGLFLASSGLILPFFFVYNPVLLLVDFSWLKFLEVFAVAAVGILFLSCAFIGTGLSDMTWWERLLFFASGIVLVYPKGAGFKMALITVAITASLHWLLTIRRRPLQAS; via the coding sequence TTGCAACAGTCGGTCCTGTGCCCGGGTCTTGGGGCTTTCGCGCCCTGGCCCGGGTACGGGGTTTTAGCCGCGGAAACGGAGGTAACCGCTTTGGTTGGTAATCTGCTAAAACTGCTGTCTCCCTTTGAGAGCGTCCCGTTAAGGCACTTTGAAGGGGCCGTTGGAAGATGGACCGCCCTTTTCGCGGTTGCCATATCCCTGATCCACTGTTGGATGAACACCGTGGGGGTCATGATGACCATAAAGATGAACGCCATACACCTTGGGACCCTCATGGCGCTCACGTTCATCCTCTGTCCCGCCCTGCCTTCGTCACCCATGAAGCGTCCCTCTGTCCCGGATGTGGCCATGGCGGCCTTCTCCCTGTTCTCCGCCCTCTACATGCTCCTAAGATACGATCACCTTCTGGCGGTCAACATGGAGCCCTCCGGGATGGACCTTTGGGTGGCGGCGGCTATGATAGTGGTCCTCACCGAGGCAAGCAGGCGGTCGGTGGGGATACCCTTGACGTTGCTGAGCCTGTTTTTCCTTGGCTATACCCGTTTCGGTCCCTATTTCCCCGGGCTTTTTGCCCACCGGGGGTTTAACTGGGAGAGGATACTGGTGAGGATGGTGTTCACCGACGAGGGGATATACGGCACCACCCTTACGGTCTCCGCCACCTACGTCTTCATGTTCATCCTCTTCGGATCGTTCCTTGCGGCCACGAAGACCAGCGAGTTCTTCAACGACCTCGCCATGGCGTTGGCCGGCAGGTACCGGGGAGGTCCCGCCAAGGTGTCGGTGATAGCCTCTGCGCTCATGGGTACAATCTCCGGCAGCGCCCAGGCTAACGTGGCCACCACCGGGGCCTTCACCATACCGCTTATGAAGAAGATAGGCTATCCCGACTACTTCGCCGGCGCCGTCGAGGCCTCCGCCAGCACCGGAGGCATACTCATGCCCCCCATAATGGGGGCCTCGGCTTTCATAATGAGCTCCTTCCTGGGCATCCCCTACGTGAAGATAATGCTGGCCGGGTTCGCCCCCGCCATACTGTACTTCCTGGGCATCATGTTCATGGTGGATCTCAAGGCAAAACGCCAGGGGATGAAGGGCCTTCCCGAGGATGAAGTGCCCCCCCTTTCCAAGACCATGAGGGAAAGGGGACACATGATGATACCCTTGGCCTTCATAATGTACATGTTGGTGGCGGGCTATACCCCCCTGTTCTCCGCAATGGCGGGGTTGGTGGCCATCATCGTGGTCTCCTCCCTGAGGAAAAGCACCAGGATGAGCCTTAGGGACGCCATGGTGGCCCTGGAGGAGGGAGCCAAGAGCTCCGCCTCCGTGGCGGTATCTTGTGCCATAGTGGGCTTCATAGTTGGATCGGTGGGCATGACGGGCCTTGGGCAGGTGATAGCCATGAACATAATGCACCTCTCCGGGGGGATGCTGTGGGCGTCGCTTCTGCTGTGCATGGTGGCCTCGATAGTCCTTGGCATGGGGCTCCCCTCCACCGCTTGCTACATAGTGGTGGCCACCATCGCCGCCCCGGCCCTTCAGGGCATGGGGGTGACCCCCCTGGCAGCCCACTTCTTCGCATTCTACTACGGCACCCTCTCGGGGGTCGTTCCGCCGGTGGCGCTTACGAGCTTCACCGCCGCGGGCCTATCGGGAGGTCGTCCCTCCAAGGTGGCCCTCATGGGCTTGTTCCTGGCGTCCTCGGGGCTGATACTCCCGTTCTTCTTCGTCTACAACCCGGTGCTCCTGTTGGTGGACTTCTCGTGGCTCAAGTTCCTGGAGGTGTTCGCCGTTGCCGCCGTGGGAATACTGTTCCTGTCCTGCGCCTTCATTGGAACCGGGCTTTCCGATATGACCTGGTGGGAGAGGCTATTGTTCTTCGCCTCCGGCATAGTCCTGGTCTACCCTAAGGGGGCGGGTTTTAAGATGGCCCTCATAACGGTTGCGATCACCGCCTCCCTGCACTGGCTGCTCACGATAAGGAGGAGGCCCCTTCAGGCCTCCTGA
- a CDS encoding TAXI family TRAP transporter solute-binding subunit: MRYRSLVFAVCLMLGLAVPTQSFGAGKFITIVTGSTGGTYYPVGTILANHFNMVLGSKGYKWSAQSSGGTAENLEMLRKKEAEMAIAMSNLTGFAYTGTVRYEGKRIENVRYVMGLWPDVTQFVVRADSKISTWKDLKGKKIAVGPAASGTEFSSRVLLKALGGLEFSDIIPERVGYTEASQALQNGQLDGFNAEAGIPTGAVAELLASRTKVKFLEFSDEDMQKLRKDAPFYYRVVVPANTYPKQDKPLMLAGVKSALIVDKSVPDQVVYDMLKVIYDNKDKMQKEHAAFTKIDYEKPLDGLFGAPLHPGAIKFFMDRGVKIPPKLLP; the protein is encoded by the coding sequence ATGAGGTACAGGTCTTTGGTCTTCGCGGTTTGTTTGATGTTGGGGTTGGCGGTTCCCACCCAGTCCTTTGGGGCGGGGAAGTTCATAACCATAGTTACGGGCAGCACCGGTGGGACCTACTACCCAGTGGGCACCATATTGGCCAACCACTTCAACATGGTCCTGGGCTCCAAGGGGTATAAGTGGTCCGCCCAGAGCAGCGGAGGCACCGCGGAGAACCTGGAGATGTTGAGGAAGAAGGAGGCGGAGATGGCCATAGCCATGTCCAACCTCACCGGCTTTGCCTACACCGGTACGGTGCGCTACGAGGGCAAGCGAATTGAGAACGTGAGGTACGTGATGGGGCTTTGGCCCGACGTGACCCAGTTTGTGGTGAGGGCGGACTCCAAGATATCCACCTGGAAGGACCTCAAGGGCAAGAAGATAGCGGTGGGCCCCGCCGCCTCGGGCACGGAGTTCTCAAGCCGTGTTTTGCTCAAGGCCTTGGGGGGGCTTGAGTTCAGCGACATAATACCCGAAAGGGTGGGCTATACCGAGGCCTCCCAGGCGCTCCAGAACGGCCAGCTCGACGGGTTCAACGCGGAGGCGGGCATACCCACCGGAGCGGTGGCGGAGCTTTTGGCCAGCAGGACCAAGGTGAAGTTCCTCGAGTTCTCCGACGAGGACATGCAGAAGCTCCGGAAGGATGCGCCGTTCTACTACCGAGTGGTGGTGCCGGCCAACACCTATCCCAAGCAGGACAAGCCGCTCATGCTGGCGGGGGTTAAGTCTGCCCTCATCGTGGACAAGAGCGTTCCCGACCAGGTGGTCTACGACATGCTCAAGGTCATCTACGACAACAAGGACAAGATGCAGAAGGAGCACGCCGCCTTCACCAAGATAGACTACGAAAAGCCCCTGGACGGGCTGTTCGGAGCTCCCCTGCACCCCGGAGCCATAAAGTTCTTCATGGATAGGGGTGTAAAGATACCTCCCAAGCTTCTCCCTTAA